In one window of Chanodichthys erythropterus isolate Z2021 chromosome 23, ASM2448905v1, whole genome shotgun sequence DNA:
- the dtx3la gene encoding E3 ubiquitin-protein ligase DTX3L1, producing the protein MNWNIERRSLPGYSECDTIQITFHFDDGIQSDMHPHPGHSYKGTEFVAYLPQNTTGTKILRLLEQAFENKLLFTVAANISGEYCVTPADIPFKTQDSGGPGSFGYPDPNYLKSVRKSLKVKGIN; encoded by the exons ATGAATTGGAATATCGAAAGACGGAGTTTGCCCGGATATTCTGAATGTGACACCATTCAAATCAcctttcattttgatgatgGAATCCAGTCG GACATGCATCCGCACCCAGGACATAGCTACAAGGgcactgaatttgtggcctacCTGCCTCAGAACACCACAGGGACCAAGATCCTCCGGCTACTAGAGCAGGCCTTCGAAAACAAGCTGCTGTTCACCGTGGCGGCCAATATCAGCGGTGAATACTGCGTGACGCCTGCAGATATACCCTTCAAGACTCAGGACAGCGGGGGACCTGGAAG CTTCGGCTATCCAGATCCAAATTATTTGAAATCAGTGAGGAAAAGTCTCAAGGTAAAGGGGATCAACTGA